The following are encoded in a window of Chloroflexota bacterium genomic DNA:
- a CDS encoding competence/damage-inducible protein A — MAEPKVPTVQIVAVGTELVLGRIQDTNSFWLSQQLSELGAEVRRITVIPDTFDEVIPVLQGAADDGTEFVVVTGGLGPTPDDLTVEAFAKLLNEGTYQDRSLLEDYMRRRQIGEDELSDGLRKMATVPESAVVWASPAGWAPCIQVKKAKTTYFVLPGPPREMEALFDRYVATAISESLEIRSAARRVFVNMSESEVSPLIEVAMEQLPGLYAKAYVALRTDTHMPVDFVARASSDREARGMLSDAIDQFSLGVKALGKDIHY; from the coding sequence GTGGCAGAGCCGAAAGTACCAACCGTGCAAATTGTTGCAGTCGGCACCGAACTCGTGCTGGGTCGGATTCAGGACACCAACTCGTTCTGGCTCTCGCAGCAGCTTTCAGAGTTGGGCGCGGAGGTGCGGCGCATCACGGTGATTCCGGATACCTTTGATGAGGTGATCCCGGTGCTGCAGGGAGCGGCCGACGACGGCACAGAGTTCGTGGTGGTTACCGGCGGGCTAGGACCGACGCCGGATGATCTCACGGTTGAAGCTTTTGCCAAACTGCTCAACGAGGGCACCTACCAAGACCGTAGTCTCCTGGAAGACTACATGCGCCGACGGCAAATTGGCGAGGATGAACTGAGCGATGGGCTGCGCAAGATGGCAACCGTGCCGGAAAGTGCGGTGGTGTGGGCGAGTCCCGCCGGCTGGGCGCCGTGCATTCAGGTCAAGAAGGCGAAAACTACCTACTTTGTTTTGCCGGGTCCCCCACGCGAGATGGAAGCACTCTTCGACCGGTACGTCGCGACTGCCATTTCGGAATCGCTTGAGATTAGAAGCGCCGCCCGGCGCGTCTTCGTGAACATGAGCGAATCCGAAGTATCACCACTGATCGAAGTCGCAATGGAGCAGTTGCCCGGACTTTACGCCAAAGCCTACGTCGCCTTGCGCACCGATACGCACATGCCTGTCGATTTTGTGGCGCGCGCTTCCTCCGATCGCGAGGCCCGCGGGATGCTTAGCGATGCCATCGACCAGTTTTCATTGGGCGTAAAGGCATTAGGTAAGGACATACACTACTAG
- a CDS encoding C39 family peptidase, translating into MLAVLGVFIGSFSFAASGNGSWFSSLFARSAPQFETVSPQVAPQRQSASQPAEPLVVPSSGNEAGAPPAKPIVLAPEPETVSPAASTPLPKFTLLQGLRHEYQGWNNCAPSSLGMVLSYYGRAETQKDVAPLLKSDPKDKNVSPHEFTAYVKSIGFQAHVGVGGDLDLLKRILSAGFPVIVEFWFEPEPNDGMGHYRVLYGYDDQSKVFHAHDSYVGPSVTVSYTELDSEWQVFNRTYVVIYPSESQAAVETVLTESNRGRQMWERALHVAQQELSQDENNAFAWFNLGTNALQLGDTHLAAQAFDWARHLGLPWRMLWYQFGPFEAYWVQGRYDDVIALANSHLGESSSEEWHYWRGRAREMTGDLAGARSDFIAAIELNANFLAAREALEKSQAA; encoded by the coding sequence ATGCTAGCTGTGCTCGGCGTGTTTATCGGCTCCTTCTCCTTTGCCGCTTCTGGGAACGGATCGTGGTTTTCCTCCTTGTTCGCGCGGAGTGCGCCGCAGTTTGAGACGGTTAGCCCGCAAGTCGCGCCGCAGCGCCAGTCTGCCTCGCAACCGGCTGAGCCGCTCGTAGTTCCTTCAAGCGGCAATGAAGCGGGCGCCCCGCCAGCGAAGCCAATCGTCCTTGCGCCGGAACCTGAAACCGTTTCGCCTGCGGCGTCGACCCCGCTGCCGAAATTCACACTCTTGCAGGGCTTGCGGCACGAATACCAGGGGTGGAACAACTGCGCTCCTAGCTCTTTAGGCATGGTGCTTAGCTACTACGGCCGCGCGGAGACGCAGAAAGATGTCGCCCCCCTCCTGAAGTCCGATCCCAAGGACAAGAACGTTAGCCCCCATGAGTTCACGGCCTACGTCAAGAGCATTGGCTTTCAGGCGCACGTCGGCGTGGGAGGCGACCTGGACCTCCTAAAGCGCATCTTGTCCGCTGGCTTCCCCGTGATCGTCGAGTTCTGGTTTGAACCGGAGCCAAATGATGGCATGGGTCACTACCGCGTGCTCTACGGCTACGATGATCAGTCGAAAGTGTTCCACGCTCACGACTCCTACGTGGGACCAAGTGTCACGGTATCCTACACGGAACTTGACTCAGAATGGCAGGTCTTCAATCGCACTTATGTGGTCATCTACCCTTCAGAGAGCCAAGCTGCTGTGGAGACGGTCCTTACCGAGAGTAACAGAGGCAGGCAAATGTGGGAGCGGGCACTGCACGTCGCCCAGCAGGAGCTTTCCCAAGACGAAAACAACGCTTTCGCCTGGTTCAATCTGGGTACGAACGCGCTCCAACTCGGCGACACCCACCTGGCGGCCCAAGCCTTCGATTGGGCGCGGCACTTAGGCCTGCCTTGGCGCATGTTGTGGTATCAGTTCGGCCCGTTTGAAGCCTATTGGGTGCAAGGGCGATACGACGACGTGATCGCACTTGCTAATTCCCACTTAGGGGAGTCTTCCTCGGAGGAGTGGCACTATTGGCGAGGGCGCGCGCGGGAAATGACCGGAGATCTTGCGGGGGCGCGCAGCGACTTCATTGCGGCCATCGAGCTGAATGCAAACTTTCTTGCCGCCAGAGAGGCTTTGGAAAAAAGCCAAGCCGCCTAG
- a CDS encoding sugar phosphate isomerase/epimerase — protein MKLCLLTYNMARHWELPELIEVARLGGFSGLELRAEAGHKHGVELETSAEERRAIRYQVQDACLEVAGISTSSRFDTPDATKRREVVERSKRYIELAADVNARQIRVFGNDMPKEGVDGGPPPPREDVMRYVGDSLRELGEFAEPHGVNVMLEMHGQFNFWHFAMTAVEHADHPQVGILYNCDNRDLVGGSVASTYSRVAHLIGHVHMHDFVNGFPYAELFGLLQRDGYDGYLSSEIGKTEPTHEDYFLMYAQLFRAWNALAAAAGESALPYYAAAAGTVATAAD, from the coding sequence ATGAAACTCTGTCTATTGACTTACAACATGGCGCGTCATTGGGAGCTGCCGGAACTCATCGAGGTAGCGCGTTTGGGAGGTTTCAGCGGACTGGAACTGCGGGCTGAGGCCGGCCATAAGCACGGCGTGGAATTGGAAACGAGCGCGGAGGAACGCCGGGCGATACGTTACCAGGTGCAGGATGCGTGCCTGGAAGTTGCCGGTATCAGTACCAGTTCGCGTTTCGACACACCGGACGCCACAAAGCGACGGGAAGTCGTTGAGCGCAGCAAGCGCTACATCGAGCTTGCGGCTGACGTCAACGCGCGCCAGATACGGGTCTTTGGCAATGATATGCCCAAGGAGGGCGTGGATGGTGGTCCGCCGCCGCCGCGCGAAGACGTGATGCGCTATGTCGGCGACTCCCTCCGTGAGCTGGGCGAGTTTGCAGAACCGCACGGCGTCAATGTGATGCTGGAGATGCACGGACAATTTAACTTCTGGCACTTCGCCATGACCGCGGTAGAGCACGCCGACCATCCGCAAGTGGGGATTCTCTATAACTGCGACAACCGCGACCTCGTGGGCGGCTCTGTGGCGTCTACGTACAGCCGCGTAGCGCATCTTATCGGCCACGTGCACATGCACGACTTCGTCAATGGGTTTCCGTATGCCGAGCTCTTTGGACTGCTCCAGCGCGACGGCTACGATGGCTATCTTTCCTCGGAGATTGGCAAGACCGAGCCGACGCATGAGGACTACTTCCTCATGTACGCGCAGCTCTTCCGCGCTTGGAATGCCCTGGCCGCGGCCGCGGGCGAAAGCGCTTTGCCCTACTACGCCGCGGCTGCGGGCACAGTGGCGACCGCCGCCGACTAG
- a CDS encoding IS30 family transposase, producing MGTYYSQFTIEERCEVARLHAAGQSYRQIAAALDRAPSTIMREVKRNGTQSGEYQAGYADEQAWARRWGGGKLERDDALREKVLEYLWRGWSPEQVSGRLAREKGAPVISHESIYRFIYGQIARTKNYAWRSFLPSGRAKRRSHRRSGRSPASFIAQRRPVAERPQAAANRQTPGHWEADLMLFGRHGRAVLTLHERHSRLLLATRTAGKAADPIASAMCDLLALVPQEWRQTVTFDNGTEFARHYRLHDLGLQTFFCDTHAPWQKGGVENAIGRLRRVLPRKTDLATVTKERFAHLVQVYNHTPRKCLDFQTPAEVFLNQVLHLKCESTFPLSRE from the coding sequence ATGGGAACATACTACAGTCAGTTTACCATTGAAGAGCGGTGTGAAGTGGCCCGACTTCATGCCGCGGGGCAATCGTACCGGCAAATCGCTGCAGCTCTGGATCGCGCGCCATCGACGATTATGCGGGAGGTAAAACGCAATGGAACACAGAGTGGTGAATATCAAGCGGGGTATGCCGATGAACAGGCGTGGGCGCGTCGCTGGGGTGGCGGCAAGTTGGAACGGGACGACGCCTTGCGGGAGAAGGTGCTGGAATATCTGTGGCGGGGCTGGTCGCCGGAGCAGGTGTCGGGGCGCTTGGCGCGGGAGAAAGGCGCGCCGGTCATCTCCCACGAGAGCATCTATCGCTTCATTTATGGGCAGATTGCGCGCACCAAGAACTACGCTTGGCGCTCCTTCCTGCCAAGCGGCAGGGCGAAACGACGCAGCCACCGGCGCAGTGGGCGCAGTCCGGCCTCCTTCATCGCGCAGCGCCGGCCTGTGGCAGAGCGCCCGCAAGCGGCGGCCAACCGCCAAACGCCCGGCCACTGGGAGGCAGACCTGATGCTCTTTGGGAGGCATGGTCGGGCGGTGCTGACCCTGCACGAGCGCCATTCGCGGCTGCTGCTGGCCACACGCACCGCCGGCAAGGCGGCCGACCCGATTGCCAGCGCCATGTGCGACCTGCTGGCGCTCGTGCCCCAAGAGTGGCGCCAGACCGTCACCTTCGACAACGGCACCGAGTTCGCGCGTCACTACCGCCTCCACGACTTGGGCCTCCAGACCTTCTTCTGCGACACCCACGCTCCCTGGCAGAAAGGCGGTGTCGAGAACGCCATCGGCCGCCTGCGCCGGGTGCTGCCGCGCAAGACCGACCTGGCCACGGTCACCAAAGAACGCTTTGCGCACCTGGTGCAGGTCTACAACCACACCCCGCGCAAGTGTCTTGACTTTCAAACCCCAGCAGAAGTGTTTCTGAATCAGGTGTTGCACTTGAAATGTGAATCCACCTTCCCGCTTTCACGGGAATGA
- a CDS encoding alkaline phosphatase family protein, with translation MAYRPPEKLIVFGIDGPILPTLQRLMCEGRMPLMRKLVASGTWADNCLVPYPTITPPNWTTIATGASAGRTGFTDFNVHWKGEPIGTTHAAFDSRWHSAEYLWEAAEKVGKRSIVINWPSTWPARMQDGWQIAGYGLSVNEWHDHPTFHHAYTFSGDALFSTEDHVEGTLVEVETAEGWQGHEADGEHLEAELQWRFRYPKYTMKPLTWHALLEPDAQGDYTTVHICEDRDRATAMCSLKVGEWSDYIVREFTSEELGKTEAIFRIKLLELSADGEMVTLFVTPLCQIDGWTFPQGLDREIFENGQCRGLPAPYLGLRTFRMGWFDADTFIELCDMHHQWFADAARHLMNDKPWDLFFIHIHTPDYFYHLFASEVDPALNRNAESLKHWQEVEARMYESLDRAFADIAEAAPRRTLYAYVSDHGAKANGYKCNPGQILIDAGLTVLAEEEDPDAVAHFAAYTGRKQVDWSKTRAAASGSSYVWVNLKGRDPEGIVEPEDYVAVQNEIIKALYDYTDPETGLKPIGFAFKKQNARMLDLYGDSTGDVVFCYADEYGSQHGPQFPSATDGMGDMRGLFALSGPGVKRGHVLERNVSLKDLVPTVCYLMDLPVPAACEGAVVYQALADPDAPLKERMRLQRHVDVLSGVAESEASMTHTYHKAEG, from the coding sequence ATGGCCTACCGCCCCCCGGAGAAATTGATCGTATTCGGCATCGACGGCCCAATTCTGCCTACGCTGCAGCGGCTCATGTGCGAGGGGCGCATGCCGCTCATGCGGAAACTCGTAGCAAGCGGCACGTGGGCGGATAACTGCTTGGTGCCGTATCCCACGATAACGCCGCCAAACTGGACGACCATAGCAACCGGCGCTTCGGCTGGGCGCACCGGCTTCACCGACTTCAACGTCCACTGGAAAGGGGAGCCGATTGGCACAACCCACGCGGCATTCGACTCGCGGTGGCACTCAGCCGAATACTTGTGGGAAGCAGCCGAGAAGGTGGGGAAACGGTCTATCGTCATCAACTGGCCTTCTACTTGGCCGGCGCGCATGCAAGACGGCTGGCAGATCGCCGGGTACGGCCTCTCGGTCAACGAATGGCACGATCATCCTACGTTTCACCACGCGTACACCTTCTCCGGCGATGCCCTTTTCTCTACCGAAGACCATGTGGAAGGCACACTGGTGGAGGTGGAAACTGCGGAAGGCTGGCAGGGGCACGAGGCAGATGGTGAACACTTGGAGGCTGAGTTACAGTGGCGCTTCCGGTACCCCAAGTACACGATGAAACCGCTTACGTGGCATGCGCTCTTGGAACCGGATGCACAGGGCGACTATACGACGGTGCACATTTGCGAGGACCGCGACCGCGCAACCGCTATGTGTTCGCTAAAGGTAGGCGAGTGGTCGGACTACATCGTTCGCGAATTCACGAGCGAAGAGTTGGGGAAGACCGAGGCGATCTTCCGCATCAAGCTGCTTGAGTTGTCTGCGGACGGCGAGATGGTAACGCTCTTCGTGACGCCGCTTTGCCAAATCGACGGCTGGACCTTTCCGCAGGGCTTAGACCGCGAGATCTTCGAGAATGGGCAATGCCGCGGGCTGCCGGCGCCGTACCTGGGGTTACGCACGTTCCGTATGGGCTGGTTCGACGCCGATACGTTTATCGAGCTTTGCGACATGCACCACCAGTGGTTTGCCGATGCTGCAAGGCACCTGATGAACGACAAGCCCTGGGACCTCTTCTTCATTCACATCCATACGCCTGACTACTTCTACCATCTCTTTGCCAGCGAGGTCGATCCGGCGCTCAACCGCAACGCGGAGAGCCTCAAACACTGGCAGGAAGTCGAGGCGCGCATGTACGAGAGTCTGGACCGGGCCTTTGCAGACATAGCGGAAGCTGCGCCGCGGCGGACGCTTTATGCTTACGTGTCGGATCACGGCGCAAAGGCGAATGGATACAAGTGCAACCCCGGTCAAATCCTGATTGACGCGGGGCTTACGGTGCTCGCTGAAGAGGAAGACCCCGATGCTGTGGCGCACTTCGCGGCCTATACGGGACGCAAGCAGGTGGATTGGTCCAAGACCCGCGCGGCCGCCAGCGGATCATCGTACGTCTGGGTAAACCTGAAGGGACGTGACCCGGAAGGGATCGTGGAGCCGGAAGACTACGTTGCCGTGCAGAATGAGATCATCAAAGCTCTCTACGACTATACCGACCCGGAGACCGGGCTAAAGCCCATTGGCTTTGCATTCAAGAAACAGAACGCCCGCATGCTGGATCTCTACGGCGATTCTACCGGCGACGTGGTGTTCTGCTACGCCGATGAATACGGCTCCCAACACGGACCGCAGTTTCCATCCGCCACCGATGGTATGGGCGATATGCGCGGTCTCTTCGCGCTCTCCGGGCCGGGTGTAAAGAGAGGGCACGTGCTGGAGCGCAACGTCAGCCTGAAAGACCTTGTGCCTACGGTCTGTTATCTCATGGACTTGCCTGTGCCCGCCGCTTGTGAAGGCGCTGTAGTCTACCAGGCGCTTGCCGACCCGGACGCTCCACTCAAGGAACGCATGCGCCTCCAGCGCCACGTGGACGTGCTCTCCGGCGTAGCGGAATCAGAAGCATCAATGACGCATACGTACCACAAGGCGGAGGGATAG
- a CDS encoding transposase, whose protein sequence is MPWVSEYIGEAGVVVKRKVFDSSGSAGLQPAKSTLTTKKRNLPHWQLGGSAYFLTFHLHASVRANLSRRERAVVKEAVLHWHQVKWRVHVLTVMPDHVHVLASPLQSASAEWYSLSGIMHSVKRHSARQINLVRERQGRLWQAETYDRIVRDEAEFDEKSQYILANALKRGLVEDPWKYDGFWCESIN, encoded by the coding sequence ATGCCATGGGTTAGCGAGTACATCGGAGAAGCGGGTGTCGTGGTGAAACGTAAAGTCTTTGACTCTTCCGGTAGCGCAGGTTTGCAACCTGCGAAATCGACACTCACAACCAAGAAGAGAAATCTCCCCCACTGGCAGTTGGGCGGCTCCGCGTATTTCCTTACCTTTCACCTGCATGCTAGCGTCAGGGCGAATCTAAGCAGGCGTGAGCGTGCTGTCGTGAAAGAGGCTGTCCTCCATTGGCATCAGGTAAAATGGCGCGTGCATGTGCTAACTGTGATGCCAGACCACGTGCACGTGTTGGCTTCGCCACTTCAGTCCGCTTCAGCCGAGTGGTACTCATTGAGTGGGATAATGCATAGCGTTAAGAGGCACAGCGCTCGCCAAATCAATCTCGTCCGAGAACGCCAAGGAAGACTGTGGCAAGCCGAGACCTACGATCGGATCGTAAGAGACGAGGCTGAATTTGATGAAAAGTCACAGTACATTCTGGCCAATGCGCTGAAACGCGGCTTGGTAGAAGACCCGTGGAAATACGACGGATTCTGGTGTGAATCTATAAATTGA
- a CDS encoding SDR family oxidoreductase has protein sequence MANQEGSGRLAGKVAVIAGAGGGMGSATPLRFALEGARVLLVARRAEPLEVLAREIEERGGEAAVATGDLATPAGAAAMAQAALDRWGRIDVLFDNLGDYAYGGQRLHETAPEEWRYLLNINVDTAYYCAHAVLPAMMEQGSGSILLVAAASRTRREANVGYAAGKEALVGLTRTLAREYRENGIRVNCICPGAIGDSRGPEDAGLPPAALDRDGHPADVAHSAVYLASDEAAWVTGQILDVDGGDSL, from the coding sequence ATGGCAAATCAAGAAGGTTCGGGCCGCTTGGCGGGCAAGGTGGCGGTGATTGCCGGGGCCGGGGGCGGCATGGGGAGCGCGACTCCGCTGCGCTTTGCCCTCGAGGGCGCAAGAGTCCTGCTGGTTGCACGGCGCGCGGAGCCGTTGGAAGTGCTGGCAAGGGAGATCGAGGAGCGCGGAGGAGAGGCCGCAGTAGCTACAGGTGACCTGGCAACGCCTGCGGGCGCTGCGGCAATGGCCCAAGCCGCTCTCGATCGTTGGGGGCGTATCGACGTGCTCTTCGACAATCTCGGCGACTACGCCTACGGCGGCCAGAGGCTGCACGAAACGGCGCCGGAGGAGTGGCGATACTTGCTGAACATAAATGTAGATACCGCCTACTATTGTGCTCATGCAGTGTTGCCCGCGATGATGGAACAGGGCAGCGGATCTATCCTCCTGGTCGCGGCGGCCTCGCGTACGCGCCGGGAAGCCAACGTCGGCTATGCGGCGGGCAAAGAGGCGCTGGTCGGTCTGACCCGCACCTTGGCGCGGGAGTATCGTGAAAACGGCATCCGCGTGAATTGTATCTGCCCCGGCGCTATTGGCGACTCGCGGGGCCCGGAAGATGCCGGCTTGCCGCCGGCGGCGCTTGACCGCGACGGCCATCCGGCCGACGTAGCGCATTCAGCAGTATACTTGGCCTCAGATGAAGCGGCGTGGGTCACGGGACAGATCCTCGACGTGGATGGCGGTGATTCGCTTTGA
- a CDS encoding transposase produces MAAKSEQSQRPRVTTKLINYFLRHNVDPRSVLVTDYWPGYNEVRDWMQHLCINHSVEYVDGPIHTNIIEGFWALVKGRSPANIITTPSNHAAMYIDGASYKYNTRRSETPWDDFMARVVGVS; encoded by the coding sequence TTGGCGGCAAAGTCAGAGCAGAGCCAGCGCCCCCGCGTCACCACCAAGCTCATCAACTACTTCCTGCGCCACAACGTTGACCCACGCTCAGTGCTCGTGACTGATTACTGGCCAGGCTATAACGAAGTCCGCGACTGGATGCAGCACCTATGCATCAACCACAGCGTCGAGTACGTGGACGGCCCCATCCACACGAACATCATCGAGGGCTTCTGGGCGTTGGTGAAGGGGCGATCTCCCGCTAACATCATCACTACACCGTCGAACCATGCGGCGATGTACATCGATGGAGCAAGCTACAAGTACAACACGCGCCGCTCAGAGACGCCCTGGGACGACTTCATGGCGCGGGTGGTGGGAGTGAGTTAG